The Aptenodytes patagonicus chromosome 10, bAptPat1.pri.cur, whole genome shotgun sequence genome includes a region encoding these proteins:
- the LINS1 gene encoding protein Lines homolog 1 isoform X1: MKISLLQQMYKDVLVGIPLAKESHYYTSLLNLCVEQSPERDESCNRMHLPSTNGGIRSHQDTRSHQDSGTSDAVVPTTGDISNSFANVNSSFCPREVMLLQLTLIKVMVAKVESQEIEFNMRQKYCEIFVRLLKEAKIDSKLICLLGSYDQLLSHMASKSLASLVYFQLKEENALNVTWLTFSLKTLSGFPVNTQVAECLWTLTTIIKDILKDKFSPKAGILKKLLAPLDAVLEGFYNSILFHHFDSHHYTSTYSEAVNNLISFIDLLEALLASRIELELPLRCQRVLFLQVSYVLNLISSPIHYLIKKKFIMLLKKCVLYKSREDAKSGSLFLQNPSLYEDMLALSNAVLQVVNLTWLNQIPLSEKASYFGGSEASPGDDARGGSDQTVLRALSLVVLKALEFKFQNSATEAEIKGDFQSSMSQLLIFWRSHLESSPQFHPVVHHCEWLSLVFIEQDDDMWEAAKALLLIYLKFDRLRHDTADNLSQKEEETWNFLTHASGCNPHCVFLFFLEKITFDSTVLLDFLISSETCFLEYLVRYLKLLRKDWHQFVDVCNHFDAKHGTFQSISSVKPPHQEKQSCMTDESLQNAACEPEPQTLISLASFHNYLVFTTEQGDNEVAKSNQSNSLICTDSTSLLGSLQGLVHYDSSEDSELESDGKECLVNTKQVPLNNEGETRVRETGCSYTDDKQNTLRSEVLPLKQKGSNTSCCLTCMMSLDNIIPPRIMLYKSTKCLEELQKAISRLQRRNLFPYNPSALLKLLSHVEKISKNVNPQ; this comes from the exons ATGAAGATCTCTCTTCTGCAGCAGATGTATAAGGACGTACTGGTAGGCATCCCACTAGCAAAGGAAAGCCATTATTATACCTCTTTACTTAATCTGTGTGTTGAGCAGTCACCAGAAAGAGATGAATCATGCAATCGGATGCATCTCCCATCTACTAATGGTGGTATTAGGAGCCATCAGGACACTAGGAGCCATCAGGACAGTGGTACATCAGATGCGGTTGTCCCTACAACAGGTGATATATCAAATAGCTTTGCAAACGTGAACTCCTCATTCTGTCCACGGGAAGTGATGCTGCTTCAGTTAACCTTGATCAAGGTGATGGTTGCTAAAGTGGAGTCCCAGGAAATTGAATTCAATATGAGACAGAAGTACTGTGAAATCTTTGTCCGTCTTCTGAAGGAGGCAAAAATTGACTCGAAATTG ATTTGTCTGCTCGGTAGTTATGATCAGCTGTTATCTCACATGGCTTCAAAAAGTTTAGCATCTCTTGTGTATTTCCAGCTGAAGGAAGAG AATGCATTAAATGTCACCTGGCTCACCTTTAGTCTGAAGACTCTTTCAGGATTCCCTGTGAATACCCAGGTAGCAGAATGTCTGTGGACTCTTACAACTATTATCAAGGACATACTGAAAGATAAATTTTCACCCAAAGCAG GTATTTTGAAGAAGCTGTTGGCTCCTCTTGATGCTGTGCTTGAAGGATTTTATAATTCCATTCTGTTCCATCATTTTGACAGTCACCACTATACTTCAACTTATTCTGAAGCTGTAAACAATTTGATCAGTTTTATAGATCTGCTTGAAGCACTTTTGGCTTCCAGAATCGAATTAGAACTACCGCTCAGATGCCAGAGAGTATTGTTTTTGCAAGTTTCTTATGTCCTGAACCTCATTAGCTCACCAATTCACTATTTAATCAAGAAGAAGTTCATTATGCTCCTTAAAAAATGTGTCCTTTACAAGTCTAGAGAAGATGCTAAGAGTGGATCACTGTTCTTACAAAACCCATCTTTATATGAGGATATGCTTGCACTGAGTAATGCTGTTCTGCAGGTTGTGAATTTGACTTGGCTTAATCAGATCCCACTCAGTGAAAAGGCCAGCTACTTTGGAGGCAGTGAAGCTTCTCCTGGAGATGATGCTCGAGGTGGTTCTGACCAAACTGTTCTCAGAGCCTTAAGTCTGGTTGTGCTTAAAGCACTGGAATTCAAGTTTCAGAACTCTGCTACAGAAGCTGAAATCAAAG GAGATTTTCAGAGTTCCATGTCCCAGCTGTTGATATTCTGGAGGAGTCATCTGGAGTCCTCCCCACAGTTTCACCCAGTTGTACATCACTGTGAATGGCTCTCCTTGGTTTTCATAGAGCAAGATGATGATATGTGGGAAGCTGCTAAAGCTTTAttactcatttatttaaaatttgatag GTTGCGGCATGATACTGCTGATAACTTAAGCcaaaaagaggaggaaacctGGAACTTCCTTACGCATGCAAGTGGATGTAATCCTCActgtgtctttttattttttctggaaaaaatcacATTTGATTCCACAGTACTTCTAGATTTTTTGATTTCATCAGAAACTTGCTTTCTGGAGTACTTGGTAAGGTACTTAAAGCTTCTTAGAAAAGATTGGCATCAGTTTGTAGATGTCTGTAACCATTTTGATGCCAAACATGGCACTTTTCAATCAATTTCTTCTGTCAAGCCACCCcatcaagaaaaacaaagctgtatgACTGATGAGAGTTTGCAAAATGCTGCTTGTGAACCAGAACCACAGACTCTGATATCTTTGGCTTCTTTTCACAATTACTTAGTGTTTACAACAGAGCAAGGTGATAATGAAGTTGCCAAGTCTAACCAGTCTAACTCATTGATATGCACTGATAGTACATCTCTGCTGGGTTCTCTTCAAGGCCTTGTTCATTATGACAGCTCAGAAGACTCTGAATTAGAATCAGATGGAAAAGAGTGCTTGGTAAACACAAAGCAGGTGCCTTTAAATAATGAGGGTGAGACCAGGGTAAGAGAAACTGGTTGCAGCTACACAGATGATAAACAGAATACACTCAGGTCTGAAGTGTTGCCCCTGAAACAAAAGGGATCTAATACCTCATGCTGTTTGACTTGTATGATGTCTTTGGATAACATCATTCCCCCAAGAATAATGCTTTACAAATCAACAAAATGTTTGGAAGAACTGCAAAAAGCTATTTCTAGGTTGCAGAGAAGAAATCTTTTCCCATACAATCCATCTGCATTGTTGAAACTACTGAGCCACGTTGAGAAGATCAGTAAGAACGTGAATCCACAATAA
- the LINS1 gene encoding protein Lines homolog 1 isoform X2 has protein sequence MKISLLQQMYKDVLVGIPLAKESHYYTSLLNLCVEQSPERDESCNRMHLPSTNGGIRSHQDTRSHQDSGTSDAVVPTTGDISNSFANVNSSFCPREVMLLQLTLIKVMVAKVESQEIEFNMRQKYCEIFVRLLKEAKIDSKLICLLGSYDQLLSHMASKSLASLVYFQLKEENALNVTWLTFSLKTLSGFPVNTQVAECLWTLTTIIKDILKDKFSPKAGILKKLLAPLDAVLEGFYNSILFHHFDSHHYTSTYSEAVNNLISFIDLLEALLASRIELELPLRCQRVLFLQVSYVLNLISSPIHYLIKKKFIMLLKKCVLYKSREDAKSGSLFLQNPSLYEDMLALSNAVLQVVNLTWLNQIPLSEKASYFGGSEASPGDDARGGSDQTVLRALSLVVLKALEFKFQNSATEAEIKALQCGGLEKVAFGPENFSC, from the exons ATGAAGATCTCTCTTCTGCAGCAGATGTATAAGGACGTACTGGTAGGCATCCCACTAGCAAAGGAAAGCCATTATTATACCTCTTTACTTAATCTGTGTGTTGAGCAGTCACCAGAAAGAGATGAATCATGCAATCGGATGCATCTCCCATCTACTAATGGTGGTATTAGGAGCCATCAGGACACTAGGAGCCATCAGGACAGTGGTACATCAGATGCGGTTGTCCCTACAACAGGTGATATATCAAATAGCTTTGCAAACGTGAACTCCTCATTCTGTCCACGGGAAGTGATGCTGCTTCAGTTAACCTTGATCAAGGTGATGGTTGCTAAAGTGGAGTCCCAGGAAATTGAATTCAATATGAGACAGAAGTACTGTGAAATCTTTGTCCGTCTTCTGAAGGAGGCAAAAATTGACTCGAAATTG ATTTGTCTGCTCGGTAGTTATGATCAGCTGTTATCTCACATGGCTTCAAAAAGTTTAGCATCTCTTGTGTATTTCCAGCTGAAGGAAGAG AATGCATTAAATGTCACCTGGCTCACCTTTAGTCTGAAGACTCTTTCAGGATTCCCTGTGAATACCCAGGTAGCAGAATGTCTGTGGACTCTTACAACTATTATCAAGGACATACTGAAAGATAAATTTTCACCCAAAGCAG GTATTTTGAAGAAGCTGTTGGCTCCTCTTGATGCTGTGCTTGAAGGATTTTATAATTCCATTCTGTTCCATCATTTTGACAGTCACCACTATACTTCAACTTATTCTGAAGCTGTAAACAATTTGATCAGTTTTATAGATCTGCTTGAAGCACTTTTGGCTTCCAGAATCGAATTAGAACTACCGCTCAGATGCCAGAGAGTATTGTTTTTGCAAGTTTCTTATGTCCTGAACCTCATTAGCTCACCAATTCACTATTTAATCAAGAAGAAGTTCATTATGCTCCTTAAAAAATGTGTCCTTTACAAGTCTAGAGAAGATGCTAAGAGTGGATCACTGTTCTTACAAAACCCATCTTTATATGAGGATATGCTTGCACTGAGTAATGCTGTTCTGCAGGTTGTGAATTTGACTTGGCTTAATCAGATCCCACTCAGTGAAAAGGCCAGCTACTTTGGAGGCAGTGAAGCTTCTCCTGGAGATGATGCTCGAGGTGGTTCTGACCAAACTGTTCTCAGAGCCTTAAGTCTGGTTGTGCTTAAAGCACTGGAATTCAAGTTTCAGAACTCTGCTACAGAAGCTGAAATCAAAG CCCTGCAATGTGGGGGGCTTGAAAAAGTTGCATTTGGGCCTGAAAACTTTTCCTGTTAA
- the LINS1 gene encoding protein Lines homolog 1 isoform X3 codes for MKISLLQQMYKDVLVGIPLAKESHYYTSLLNLCVEQSPERDESCNRMHLPSTNGGIRSHQDTRSHQDSGTSDAVVPTTGDISNSFANVNSSFCPREVMLLQLTLIKVMVAKVESQEIEFNMRQKYCEIFVRLLKEAKIDSKLICLLGSYDQLLSHMASKSLASLVYFQLKEENALNVTWLTFSLKTLSGFPVNTQVAECLWTLTTIIKDILKDKFSPKAGILKKLLAPLDAVLEGFYNSILFHHFDSHHYTSTYSEAVNNLISFIDLLEALLASRIELELPLRCQRVLFLQVSYVLNLISSPIHYLIKKKFIMLLKKCVLYKSREDAKSGSLFLQNPSLYEDMLALSNAVLQVVNLTWLNQIPLSEKASYFGGSEASPGDDARGGSDQTVLRALSLVVLKALEFKFQNSATEAEIKGCGMILLIT; via the exons ATGAAGATCTCTCTTCTGCAGCAGATGTATAAGGACGTACTGGTAGGCATCCCACTAGCAAAGGAAAGCCATTATTATACCTCTTTACTTAATCTGTGTGTTGAGCAGTCACCAGAAAGAGATGAATCATGCAATCGGATGCATCTCCCATCTACTAATGGTGGTATTAGGAGCCATCAGGACACTAGGAGCCATCAGGACAGTGGTACATCAGATGCGGTTGTCCCTACAACAGGTGATATATCAAATAGCTTTGCAAACGTGAACTCCTCATTCTGTCCACGGGAAGTGATGCTGCTTCAGTTAACCTTGATCAAGGTGATGGTTGCTAAAGTGGAGTCCCAGGAAATTGAATTCAATATGAGACAGAAGTACTGTGAAATCTTTGTCCGTCTTCTGAAGGAGGCAAAAATTGACTCGAAATTG ATTTGTCTGCTCGGTAGTTATGATCAGCTGTTATCTCACATGGCTTCAAAAAGTTTAGCATCTCTTGTGTATTTCCAGCTGAAGGAAGAG AATGCATTAAATGTCACCTGGCTCACCTTTAGTCTGAAGACTCTTTCAGGATTCCCTGTGAATACCCAGGTAGCAGAATGTCTGTGGACTCTTACAACTATTATCAAGGACATACTGAAAGATAAATTTTCACCCAAAGCAG GTATTTTGAAGAAGCTGTTGGCTCCTCTTGATGCTGTGCTTGAAGGATTTTATAATTCCATTCTGTTCCATCATTTTGACAGTCACCACTATACTTCAACTTATTCTGAAGCTGTAAACAATTTGATCAGTTTTATAGATCTGCTTGAAGCACTTTTGGCTTCCAGAATCGAATTAGAACTACCGCTCAGATGCCAGAGAGTATTGTTTTTGCAAGTTTCTTATGTCCTGAACCTCATTAGCTCACCAATTCACTATTTAATCAAGAAGAAGTTCATTATGCTCCTTAAAAAATGTGTCCTTTACAAGTCTAGAGAAGATGCTAAGAGTGGATCACTGTTCTTACAAAACCCATCTTTATATGAGGATATGCTTGCACTGAGTAATGCTGTTCTGCAGGTTGTGAATTTGACTTGGCTTAATCAGATCCCACTCAGTGAAAAGGCCAGCTACTTTGGAGGCAGTGAAGCTTCTCCTGGAGATGATGCTCGAGGTGGTTCTGACCAAACTGTTCTCAGAGCCTTAAGTCTGGTTGTGCTTAAAGCACTGGAATTCAAGTTTCAGAACTCTGCTACAGAAGCTGAAATCAAAG GTTGCGGCATGATACTGCTGATAACTTAA